In the genome of Macadamia integrifolia cultivar HAES 741 unplaced genomic scaffold, SCU_Mint_v3 scaffold3135, whole genome shotgun sequence, one region contains:
- the LOC122067808 gene encoding mavicyanin-like, with translation MASCMGCLFGCVFILAALLQASLGSIVPPSNFSHNIWTANGTFKIGNWTVHVVGNSLGWTVPPSNFSYDAWAANQTFMVGDKLLFNFTNGTQDVGEFSKADYESCNVSVSNSIDSVVTGIGAAAYYNIGTAGERYYYTSTIGGHCQKNQKLAITTYGTHSSDASSLAVGGFSLLLLLLLLPTFMAFFY, from the exons ATGGCTTcgtgcatgggttgtttatttggATGCGTATTTATCTTGGCAGCTCTGCTTCAGGCGAGTCTAGGATCGATTGTACCTCCTTCTAACTTCTCACATAATATTTGGACTGCCAACGGAACGTTCAAGATCGGCAATTGGACCGTCCATGTTGTCGGAAACAGTCTAGGATGGACTGTTCCTCCTTCTAACTTCTCATATGATGCTTGGGCTGCCAACCAAACCTTCATGGTCGGCGATAAGCTAT TGTTCAACTTCACAAATGGTACACAAGACGTGGGTGAGTTCTCAAAGGCAGATTATGAATCTTGCAACGTCAGTGTTTCGAACTCCATCGATTCTGTCGTGACAGGAATCGGAGCAGCAGCATATTACAACATTGGAACGGCAGGAGAACGCTACTACTACACGTCCACCATTGGCGGTCATTGTCAAAAGAACCAGAAGCTAGCAATCACCACTTATGGTACTCACAGCTCTGATGCCTCCTCTCTCGCTGTTGGCggcttctctcttcttcttcttcttcttctgctaccCACTTTCATGGCTTTCTTTTATTAG